In Lewinellaceae bacterium, a single window of DNA contains:
- a CDS encoding PhzF family phenazine biosynthesis protein, with protein MNNIPIYQVDAFTGELFRGNPAAVCPLDKWLPDEKMQAIAAENNLSETAFFIPRGRDYQLRWFTPAIEVDLCGHATLATAHVLFEHLGFQESTANFHSRSGRLSVSREGGFYIMDFPTDILEPALAPKVLAEALKIQPREVLAGREDFLVVLDSETEIAALQPDFRLLRQVKGRGVIVTAPGDAVDFVSRCFFPNAGIDEDPVTGSAHTTMIPYWAERLGKQELAARQISLRGGEIKCTMLGERVALAGKAVTYMEGVLRLGL; from the coding sequence ATGAACAACATCCCCATCTACCAGGTCGACGCCTTCACCGGCGAACTATTCCGCGGCAACCCGGCGGCTGTCTGCCCGCTGGACAAATGGCTGCCGGACGAAAAGATGCAGGCCATCGCGGCGGAAAACAACCTTTCCGAAACAGCATTTTTCATCCCCAGGGGCCGGGATTACCAGTTGCGCTGGTTTACTCCCGCCATTGAGGTAGACCTCTGCGGGCACGCCACCCTGGCAACCGCCCACGTGCTTTTTGAGCATCTCGGCTTCCAGGAATCCACGGCCAATTTCCATTCCCGCAGCGGCCGGCTGTCCGTTTCCCGCGAAGGCGGTTTTTATATCATGGATTTTCCCACTGATATCCTGGAACCCGCCCTGGCGCCAAAAGTGCTGGCGGAAGCCCTGAAGATACAGCCCCGGGAAGTGCTGGCGGGCAGGGAGGATTTCCTCGTCGTCCTGGATTCCGAAACGGAAATCGCCGCCCTGCAGCCCGATTTTCGCCTCCTCCGGCAAGTAAAAGGCCGGGGCGTCATTGTCACCGCTCCGGGGGATGCCGTCGATTTTGTCTCCCGCTGCTTCTTCCCCAACGCCGGCATCGACGAAGACCCCGTCACCGGCTCGGCGCACACCACCATGATCCCTTACTGGGCCGAACGCCTCGGCAAACAGGAACTCGCCGCCCGGCAGATTTCGCTGCGCGGCGGCGAAATAAAGTGCACCATGCTGGGCGAAAGGGTGGCCCTGGCCGGCAAGGCGGTGACGTATATGGAGGGGGTGCTTCGGCTGGGGTTATAG
- a CDS encoding class I SAM-dependent methyltransferase gives MQDESHILRSWALNAQNWIQSIDNQEIESRKLATNQAIVDAILHYRPRTVLDLGCGEGWLTRELVARGIEAFGADGTAALIEDARQKGPGRYQVRTYEEIIAGEPLEGQPFESIAINFGLFGKESTEALLAALKDRLSPGGLIFIQTLHPFGLAEQGAPYVSHWETDSWNGLKGAYTEPHRWYYRTIGDWVGLFDGLGLPIRELREPVNPGSGKPLSLVFVVG, from the coding sequence ATGCAAGACGAATCCCACATCCTCCGATCCTGGGCCCTGAACGCCCAAAACTGGATCCAGTCGATCGACAACCAGGAGATCGAAAGCCGCAAGCTGGCCACCAACCAGGCCATCGTAGATGCCATTTTACACTACCGCCCCCGAACGGTGCTCGACCTGGGCTGCGGCGAGGGCTGGCTCACCCGCGAACTGGTCGCTCGGGGCATCGAAGCCTTCGGCGCCGACGGCACTGCCGCCCTGATCGAGGACGCCCGCCAGAAAGGCCCCGGCCGATACCAGGTGCGCACCTACGAGGAGATCATCGCCGGCGAGCCGCTGGAAGGCCAACCTTTCGAGTCCATTGCCATCAACTTCGGGCTGTTCGGAAAGGAGAGCACTGAAGCCCTGCTGGCGGCATTGAAAGACCGCCTTTCGCCCGGCGGGTTGATTTTCATCCAAACACTTCACCCCTTTGGATTGGCGGAGCAAGGCGCGCCTTACGTCAGCCACTGGGAAACCGACAGTTGGAACGGCTTGAAAGGGGCCTACACCGAGCCGCACCGGTGGTACTACCGCACCATTGGCGATTGGGTGGGTTTGTTCGACGGGTTGGGGCTTCCGATACGGGAGTTGCGGGAGCCGGTGAACCCGGGGAGCGGGAAGCCGTTGTCGCTGGTTTTTGTGGTGGGGTGA
- a CDS encoding Uma2 family endonuclease, with protein MPASTKISGYEVERNKPMPSLNHGLIQANLIFALKLGYKDKYSVVSELSLDLSGWESVPDVCILPKMPLNPRQDVATVKEPPLCAIEIISPSQSVNELIAKAEKYFQYGASSCWIVIPALQNIYVFSSPDDYEMYKATETLSDPVLGIELVLKEVFS; from the coding sequence ATGCCTGCATCCACTAAAATATCTGGTTACGAAGTAGAAAGGAACAAGCCCATGCCCTCTCTCAATCATGGCCTGATTCAGGCTAACCTCATTTTTGCCCTTAAGTTGGGGTACAAAGACAAATACAGCGTTGTTTCCGAACTGAGCCTGGACCTTTCCGGTTGGGAATCAGTTCCCGATGTTTGCATCCTTCCCAAAATGCCGCTCAATCCCCGCCAGGATGTGGCAACGGTAAAGGAACCACCGCTTTGTGCCATCGAGATCATTTCTCCCAGCCAATCCGTTAATGAACTGATCGCAAAAGCAGAAAAATATTTCCAGTATGGAGCGAGTTCCTGCTGGATTGTCATTCCTGCTTTGCAGAATATTTATGTGTTTTCTTCCCCCGATGATTATGAAATGTACAAGGCCACAGAAACCCTCTCGGACCCCGTTCTTGGCATTGAACTGGTGTTAAAAGAAGTTTTTAGTTAG
- a CDS encoding S9 family peptidase, whose amino-acid sequence MIRPIAPLRAALSLILSLILSTLSLQAQKAALQPLDAFGLTYVSDPAISPDGQRVAFVKNSFDIMADKQDPNLWIANFDGSGLRALAEGPESSRSPVWSPDGNRLAWLSSREGAHQVMMRWMDSGEQSTIGEFQHSPNNLSWSPDGEWLAFTQFVPESPARLFDMPGKPEGAKWAAAPTYTQELVYRADGQGELEPGHTHIFVMPSSGGGAVQLTSGPFDYGGALSWSKDSRHLYFSANLRPEKERKDNPENSEIYRLAIADSKVEQLTDHNGADTQPLVSPDGKSLAWLGFDDKKKGYNQMEVYLAPVNSLENKKILTLSLDRSVGQLQWSPEGDYLWFRYIDEGETKVGRISLDGKVEEVAQNLAGSPIGRPYAGGEFAVGPKGRFAITQGDASRPPELASGQAGQQSPRLLTRFNQALFLQKEPGKVEPFRTESSYDGRQVQGWIVYPPDFDPGKKYPLMLEIHGGPYSAYGDVFSMEDQLYASRGYVVVYANPRGSTSYGEEFADLIHHNYPGNDYDDLMSCVDAVIGKGFIDEEKLYVTGGSGGGVLSAWIVGKTDRFRAAVVAKPVINWFSHALTADGPDYFTRNWFPAMPWEAPEHYYKYSPISLVGNVATPTMLLVGDEDHRTPLSESEQFYRALKLRGVDTALVRFPNASHGIAGRPSQMLAKVQAVMAWMEKYGGPKEGEVKP is encoded by the coding sequence ATGATACGTCCAATTGCACCATTGCGGGCCGCCCTCAGCCTGATCCTCAGCCTCATTCTTTCTACCCTGTCTCTCCAGGCCCAGAAGGCTGCCTTGCAACCCCTCGACGCCTTCGGGCTCACCTATGTTTCCGATCCGGCCATCTCGCCGGACGGGCAGCGGGTAGCTTTTGTCAAGAACAGCTTCGACATCATGGCGGACAAGCAAGACCCCAACCTGTGGATCGCCAACTTTGACGGCTCTGGCCTGCGGGCTCTCGCCGAGGGGCCGGAAAGCAGCCGTTCCCCGGTTTGGTCGCCCGACGGAAACCGCCTGGCCTGGCTTTCCAGCCGGGAAGGAGCGCATCAGGTCATGATGCGATGGATGGACAGCGGCGAGCAGTCGACCATCGGAGAATTCCAGCACAGTCCCAACAACCTGAGCTGGTCGCCGGATGGAGAGTGGCTGGCCTTTACCCAGTTCGTGCCGGAAAGCCCGGCCCGGCTGTTCGATATGCCCGGCAAGCCGGAAGGCGCCAAATGGGCGGCGGCGCCCACCTACACTCAGGAACTCGTCTACCGCGCCGACGGGCAGGGCGAACTGGAGCCCGGCCATACCCATATCTTTGTGATGCCGTCGAGTGGGGGAGGAGCCGTGCAACTGACCAGTGGCCCGTTCGATTACGGCGGCGCCCTTTCCTGGTCGAAAGACAGCCGGCATCTGTATTTTTCCGCCAACCTGCGGCCCGAAAAAGAACGTAAGGACAACCCGGAAAATTCGGAGATATACCGCCTTGCGATTGCGGACAGCAAGGTGGAACAACTGACGGATCACAACGGGGCGGACACGCAGCCCCTTGTTTCGCCCGACGGCAAAAGCCTGGCCTGGCTGGGTTTCGATGATAAAAAGAAGGGCTACAACCAAATGGAAGTATACCTGGCGCCGGTAAACAGCCTGGAAAACAAAAAAATCCTCACCCTTTCTCTGGACCGCTCCGTGGGCCAACTGCAGTGGAGCCCGGAAGGAGATTATCTTTGGTTTCGCTACATCGATGAAGGAGAAACCAAAGTGGGCCGGATATCTTTGGACGGCAAAGTGGAGGAAGTGGCGCAAAACCTGGCCGGCAGCCCGATCGGGCGGCCTTACGCCGGCGGCGAATTTGCCGTCGGGCCGAAAGGGCGTTTTGCCATTACCCAGGGCGACGCTTCCCGCCCGCCGGAGCTGGCCTCCGGGCAAGCCGGGCAGCAGAGCCCCCGTCTTTTGACCCGGTTCAACCAGGCCCTCTTCCTGCAAAAAGAACCGGGCAAGGTGGAGCCCTTCCGGACGGAATCCTCCTACGACGGCCGCCAGGTTCAGGGCTGGATCGTCTATCCGCCCGATTTCGATCCCGGGAAAAAATATCCATTGATGCTGGAGATTCACGGCGGCCCTTACTCCGCCTATGGAGATGTATTTTCCATGGAAGACCAGTTGTACGCGTCCCGCGGTTACGTGGTGGTATACGCCAACCCGCGGGGCAGCACCAGCTACGGCGAGGAGTTTGCCGACCTGATCCACCACAACTACCCCGGCAATGATTACGACGACCTCATGTCCTGCGTGGATGCCGTAATCGGAAAGGGCTTCATTGATGAAGAGAAGCTTTACGTCACCGGCGGCAGCGGCGGCGGGGTGCTGAGCGCCTGGATCGTGGGCAAAACGGACCGCTTCCGGGCGGCGGTGGTCGCCAAGCCGGTGATCAACTGGTTCAGCCATGCCCTTACGGCCGACGGCCCGGATTACTTTACCCGCAACTGGTTTCCCGCCATGCCCTGGGAGGCCCCGGAACACTACTACAAATACTCGCCCATCTCCCTGGTGGGCAACGTCGCTACTCCTACCATGCTGCTGGTCGGCGACGAGGATCACCGCACCCCATTATCCGAGTCCGAGCAATTCTACCGCGCCCTGAAGCTGCGGGGCGTCGATACGGCCCTGGTGCGCTTCCCCAACGCCTCCCACGGCATCGCCGGGCGGCCCAGCCAGATGCTGGCCAAAGTGCAGGCGGTGATGGCCTGGATGGAGAAGTACGGGGGGCCGAAGGAGGGAGAGGTAAAGCCGTAG
- a CDS encoding serine hydrolase, with protein MDPKFFPAPVDFRGWLEAHHDKEEELWVGYYKKAAKKPSIDWPQSVDEALCFGWIDGLRKWLLQKTTPMRYHPLFILLLLLPTAYISCQPENPALEERIHQIENRLQPAILIAGQKEAGQFNIYERMKHHKVPGLSIAFVNDGKIEWARGYGYLSYDSLTPVDSLTLFQAASISKPVAALAALRLVQEGKLQLDKDVNTYLKDWQVEASSFTEGNPVTLERLLTHTAGLTVHGFGGYAQGDSVPSLVQILNGEKPANSERIEPDTFPGSIWRYSGGGYTLMQKMAEDVTGKPFPQVMQELVLRQIGMKNSTYEQPFPERYHAHASIGHRPDGEVVEGNWHTYPEVAAAGLWTTPSDLARYIIEVQQSLKGESNRVLSQQMTEKMLAKHLGDWGLGPALGGEGDSLRFSHGGANEGYRCQMMGFARRGQGVVLMSNSDNGIALIGEVLRGISDVYGWGIYTSQTKEAISLEPTQLEQFAGKYRLNEEIDLEVSLKEKQLWVKQMWDGAEYELYPESELSFFETEEGIVFRFGQDEDGGINGFSVYDGAYQFEKME; from the coding sequence ATGGATCCCAAATTTTTTCCCGCGCCGGTTGATTTCAGAGGCTGGCTGGAAGCGCATCACGACAAAGAAGAAGAGCTTTGGGTCGGCTATTACAAAAAAGCTGCCAAAAAGCCCAGCATCGACTGGCCCCAGTCGGTCGACGAAGCCCTCTGCTTCGGCTGGATCGACGGCCTGCGCAAGTGGTTGCTGCAAAAAACAACACCAATGAGATACCATCCACTGTTCATCTTACTGCTATTATTGCCAACGGCATACATCTCCTGCCAGCCCGAAAACCCGGCGCTTGAAGAACGCATCCACCAGATCGAAAACCGCCTCCAACCCGCCATCCTTATTGCCGGCCAGAAGGAGGCCGGCCAGTTCAACATCTACGAGCGGATGAAGCACCACAAGGTACCGGGGCTGAGCATTGCTTTTGTCAACGACGGAAAGATAGAATGGGCGAGAGGCTACGGCTACCTTAGCTACGACAGCCTGACTCCGGTGGACAGCCTCACCCTTTTCCAGGCAGCCTCCATCAGCAAGCCGGTGGCTGCTCTTGCCGCCCTGCGGCTGGTACAGGAAGGCAAACTGCAACTGGATAAGGATGTGAACACTTATCTGAAGGATTGGCAGGTGGAGGCGTCCTCTTTTACCGAGGGGAATCCCGTCACCCTGGAGCGCCTCCTCACCCACACCGCCGGGCTGACTGTCCATGGTTTTGGGGGTTATGCCCAGGGCGATTCCGTTCCTAGCCTCGTCCAGATTCTGAATGGGGAAAAGCCCGCCAATTCCGAGAGGATAGAACCCGATACCTTTCCCGGCAGCATCTGGCGGTATTCGGGCGGCGGCTACACCCTGATGCAAAAGATGGCGGAAGATGTCACTGGCAAACCCTTCCCCCAGGTAATGCAGGAACTGGTGCTGAGGCAAATAGGCATGAAAAACAGCACCTACGAACAGCCGTTTCCAGAGCGCTACCACGCCCATGCCAGCATCGGCCACCGGCCGGACGGGGAAGTTGTGGAAGGCAACTGGCACACGTACCCCGAAGTGGCGGCGGCGGGCCTGTGGACGACCCCCAGCGACCTGGCCCGCTACATCATCGAGGTGCAGCAGTCTCTGAAAGGCGAATCCAACCGGGTGCTCTCGCAGCAAATGACCGAAAAAATGCTCGCCAAACACCTGGGCGACTGGGGCCTGGGGCCAGCGCTGGGAGGCGAGGGAGATTCCCTTCGCTTTAGCCACGGCGGGGCCAATGAAGGCTACCGATGCCAGATGATGGGCTTCGCTCGCCGGGGCCAGGGCGTCGTGCTCATGTCCAATTCCGATAATGGCATTGCCCTCATTGGAGAGGTGTTGAGGGGCATTTCCGACGTTTATGGCTGGGGGATTTACACTTCCCAAACCAAGGAGGCGATAAGCCTGGAGCCGACACAGTTGGAGCAATTTGCCGGCAAATACCGCCTCAATGAAGAAATCGACCTTGAAGTGTCCCTGAAAGAAAAACAACTTTGGGTGAAGCAGATGTGGGACGGAGCGGAATACGAACTGTACCCGGAATCGGAGCTGAGCTTTTTTGAGACGGAGGAGGGCATCGTTTTCCGGTTCGGCCAGGACGAGGATGGGGGCATCAATGGATTCTCGGTTTATGATGGGGCCTACCAATTTGAGAAAATGGAGTAA
- a CDS encoding BLUF domain-containing protein, which translates to MKRIIYISRLTNPLSVKEMEQIGITSSQNNRALDITGLLVYFERLFFQIIEGDDKKVDHLFMKIGQDPRHQDIVRLKTDYDVDQRLFPAWSMKTINLDSNVDELVRPIKILLQAVTESHTIIEQYTQPTILKILNQGVNPLGVIPIRVEKIILFSDIVSYSAISERSTIEDVFLILNTYFEICSRIILGKGGEVNKLLGDGLMAYFDVEQADDSIEACLDIARELQNLRKNAAAHSPLRLLNSGFGLAQGTVIEGNMGSNFKTDYTVIGDAVNTASRLEGLTREVNRSLVLSESLKQSTKKPWVFVSLGKYSLKGKEKNTEVYSIEHDLVTSLKDI; encoded by the coding sequence ATGAAAAGGATCATCTACATCAGCAGGCTTACGAACCCGCTATCCGTTAAAGAAATGGAGCAGATCGGTATTACTTCAAGCCAGAATAACCGGGCGCTTGATATTACGGGCCTACTGGTCTATTTTGAAAGGCTGTTTTTCCAGATTATCGAGGGAGATGATAAAAAGGTCGATCATCTCTTTATGAAAATAGGGCAGGACCCCAGGCACCAGGATATTGTAAGATTGAAAACAGATTATGATGTGGATCAACGGCTTTTCCCGGCGTGGTCAATGAAAACGATCAACCTGGATAGCAATGTTGATGAACTGGTACGCCCCATTAAGATTTTATTGCAAGCCGTTACGGAATCTCATACGATTATAGAACAATATACGCAACCCACCATCCTGAAAATACTCAATCAGGGCGTTAATCCGCTTGGCGTTATCCCTATCCGGGTGGAAAAGATTATCCTTTTTTCCGATATTGTCTCCTATTCTGCCATAAGCGAAAGAAGCACTATCGAAGATGTGTTCCTGATCCTGAATACCTATTTTGAGATTTGTAGCCGAATCATCCTGGGCAAGGGCGGAGAAGTCAATAAATTGCTGGGCGATGGATTGATGGCCTACTTCGATGTTGAACAGGCGGATGATTCCATAGAGGCTTGCCTGGATATCGCCCGGGAATTGCAAAACCTGCGCAAAAACGCGGCTGCCCATTCTCCTCTGCGGCTACTCAATTCTGGATTTGGGCTGGCCCAGGGTACCGTAATTGAGGGCAATATGGGCTCTAATTTCAAAACAGACTATACGGTTATCGGAGATGCCGTCAATACTGCATCCCGGTTAGAAGGATTGACTCGGGAGGTCAACCGGTCATTGGTTTTATCGGAATCGCTTAAACAAAGCACCAAAAAACCATGGGTTTTTGTTAGTCTCGGAAAATACAGCCTGAAAGGGAAAGAAAAAAATACGGAAGTCTATTCCATAGAGCACGATTTGGTAACGAGCCTAAAGGATATTTAA
- a CDS encoding glycosyltransferase family 39 protein codes for MRFFSFFPSVINHDESTYIVISDTLLAGYTYQVDYIDTKPIGIFLAYAFLQLLLGKSILLLRIAATAVLAATAFLLYRAKLSFGSRPAAAFAAGLTYLFLNSIFTYYGVSPNTETFFNLFTALALWICCSRPPLWGYFLAGLSLGLGFVIKYVVLFDGLAFGLFVLWQARQGKERWAAAWSKALLMALGAALPFLAVIAWYQHIGHLEELWFYTFTVSGRYIESKGLLDHLTFFLDFNLRFLPVAFFFYYALFSAKAHSPSRQFGLLWAALVTAGVMLPGKFFGHYFIQFMLPFSFLAGEFFGIAREQLPKGLRWLRQPKIGYALLGLILIANLFLQYKDYYLKRDYPRQIAAFLAPQLSEEDVVYTVNDQITYHLLGKLPPLPYVHPSLFWEGQHVRALEIPQEAEIEKLKAKQPRFMMFRTRQDTGHFAELLKERYQLVKTIEERIWIYERMR; via the coding sequence TTGCGTTTTTTTTCCTTCTTCCCCAGCGTCATCAATCACGACGAGTCGACCTATATTGTCATTTCGGATACCCTGCTGGCGGGTTATACCTATCAGGTGGATTATATCGACACCAAGCCAATCGGCATTTTCCTGGCGTACGCCTTTTTGCAGCTTTTGCTGGGAAAGTCCATCCTCCTGCTGCGCATTGCGGCGACCGCTGTCCTGGCCGCCACGGCATTCCTGCTCTACCGGGCCAAGCTGTCCTTCGGCAGCCGCCCGGCAGCCGCCTTTGCGGCCGGCCTGACCTACCTCTTCCTGAATTCCATCTTCACCTATTACGGCGTGTCGCCCAATACGGAGACATTTTTCAACCTGTTTACCGCTCTGGCGTTGTGGATCTGCTGCTCCCGGCCACCACTCTGGGGTTATTTCCTTGCCGGGCTGAGCCTGGGCCTGGGGTTTGTGATCAAATACGTGGTGCTGTTCGACGGGCTGGCTTTCGGCCTGTTTGTGCTCTGGCAAGCGCGGCAGGGAAAAGAGCGGTGGGCGGCGGCCTGGAGCAAAGCCCTGCTCATGGCGCTGGGGGCAGCCCTGCCTTTTCTGGCCGTCATTGCCTGGTACCAGCACATCGGCCACCTGGAGGAACTGTGGTTTTACACCTTCACCGTCAGCGGCCGCTACATCGAGAGCAAGGGCTTGCTGGACCACCTCACTTTCTTCCTGGATTTCAACCTTCGCTTCCTGCCGGTTGCTTTTTTCTTTTACTATGCGTTATTTTCTGCAAAGGCCCATTCGCCATCGCGGCAATTCGGCCTGCTGTGGGCCGCCCTGGTAACCGCCGGGGTGATGCTTCCGGGCAAGTTCTTTGGCCATTACTTCATCCAGTTCATGCTGCCCTTCAGCTTCCTGGCCGGGGAGTTTTTCGGCATCGCCCGGGAACAACTGCCGAAGGGCCTGCGCTGGCTGCGCCAGCCAAAGATTGGTTATGCCTTACTCGGCCTGATCCTTATCGCGAACCTGTTTCTACAGTACAAGGACTACTACCTCAAGCGGGACTACCCTCGTCAGATAGCGGCCTTTCTGGCTCCACAGCTCTCCGAAGAGGATGTCGTATACACCGTCAATGACCAAATCACCTACCACCTGCTGGGGAAACTGCCTCCCCTACCCTATGTTCATCCTTCTCTTTTCTGGGAGGGGCAACACGTAAGAGCGCTGGAAATTCCTCAGGAGGCGGAAATCGAAAAATTGAAGGCGAAGCAGCCGCGTTTCATGATGTTTCGAACCCGACAGGATACCGGGCATTTTGCAGAACTGCTCAAAGAGCGATACCAGTTGGTAAAGACGATAGAAGAACGGATATGGATTTATGAACGGATGCGGTGA